A region from the bacterium genome encodes:
- a CDS encoding BglII/BstYI family type II restriction endonuclease yields MKVVYIYSHLGGAEILQVRYPVHLKEIYQVISIVKAKRTKVSEEKTMKGKLLYDPSGMNDQFNSEFKKMGYTKLKETYTRDIPNSDIKLEKGSKEIDFVKGKVLIEVQFGKYFSMFYDMSKFQYFFNENKTDVGVEIVPSHSLFKEMSTGVSYGEQLITDIERLRRHYPAVPVMIILIDVD; encoded by the coding sequence ATGAAGGTGGTCTATATCTACTCGCATTTGGGCGGCGCCGAGATACTGCAGGTAAGATATCCCGTTCATCTAAAGGAGATATACCAGGTTATCTCGATAGTTAAAGCTAAACGCACTAAAGTGAGTGAAGAGAAAACCATGAAAGGCAAGCTTCTTTACGATCCTTCAGGCATGAATGACCAATTCAATAGTGAATTTAAAAAGATGGGTTACACAAAATTAAAAGAAACGTATACACGTGATATACCAAATAGTGATATAAAATTGGAGAAAGGCTCTAAGGAGATCGATTTCGTAAAAGGGAAGGTTTTAATTGAAGTACAATTTGGTAAATATTTCTCTATGTTCTACGATATGTCAAAATTCCAATACTTTTTTAATGAAAACAAGACCGATGTTGGCGTTGAAATAGTGCCAAGCCACAGTCTTTTTAAGGAGATGTCCACAGGCGTATCCTATGGTGAACAATTAATTACAGACATCGAAAGACTTAGGCGCCACTACCCTGCCGTTCCGGTAATGATCATCTTAATTGACGTTGATTAA
- a CDS encoding LysM peptidoglycan-binding domain-containing protein, with translation MRRQTPVLVVALILMTALAAGGGQLDPDRVYTVQRGDTLWDLAEEFLGSPWLWPLIWQANPEIVEHPHWIYPGEEIYIPPNVPPDLPARIQVRIRDDEPIVALTREQLVGLWRRLLEYGGMVVPDIDEYWELAHIVASADEDRTMVALYDEVYISGGDDEGFYPGAQFLVYRDKGRIVIPDSRIDVGRLIQNVGVIEVTDVYPDVSRAKVISCNEAILIGDKIRFREEIDDEFLRFRTGVEPPVWGSEEEALAERGYVCWERDGRSYAAQGNVVYINWGSDQGLEPGSRVIVWRSGRTVDDPASLEAVRLPDEEIGTLGVLKVTDSTATCLVLGATTRLEIGDYVDYVRR, from the coding sequence ATGCGCCGCCAGACACCCGTTCTCGTCGTCGCCCTGATTTTGATGACCGCCCTGGCCGCCGGCGGCGGCCAACTGGACCCCGACCGCGTCTACACCGTCCAGCGCGGCGACACCCTCTGGGACCTGGCCGAGGAATTCCTGGGCAGCCCCTGGCTCTGGCCCCTCATCTGGCAGGCCAACCCCGAGATAGTGGAGCACCCGCACTGGATTTACCCCGGCGAGGAGATCTACATCCCGCCCAACGTCCCCCCCGACCTCCCCGCGCGCATCCAGGTCCGCATCCGCGACGACGAGCCCATCGTGGCCTTGACGCGGGAGCAGCTCGTCGGTCTCTGGCGGCGCCTGCTGGAATACGGCGGCATGGTGGTGCCCGATATAGACGAGTACTGGGAGCTGGCCCACATCGTCGCCTCCGCCGACGAGGACCGCACCATGGTCGCCCTCTACGACGAGGTGTACATCTCCGGCGGCGACGACGAGGGCTTCTACCCCGGCGCCCAGTTCCTCGTCTACCGCGACAAGGGCCGCATCGTCATCCCCGACTCGCGCATAGACGTGGGCCGCCTCATACAGAACGTCGGCGTCATCGAGGTCACCGACGTCTACCCCGATGTCAGCCGCGCCAAGGTCATCTCCTGCAACGAGGCCATCCTCATCGGCGACAAGATACGTTTCCGCGAGGAGATAGACGACGAGTTTCTCCGCTTCCGCACGGGGGTCGAGCCGCCGGTGTGGGGGTCCGAGGAGGAGGCGCTCGCCGAGCGGGGGTACGTCTGCTGGGAGCGCGACGGCCGCAGCTACGCCGCCCAGGGGAACGTGGTCTACATCAATTGGGGGTCGGACCAGGGCCTCGAGCCCGGTTCGAGGGTCATCGTCTGGCGCTCCGGGCGCACCGTGGACGACCCGGCCAGCCTCGAGGCGGTCCGGCTACCCGACGAGGAGATTGGGACGCTGGGGGTGTTGAAGGTCACCGACTCCACGGCGACCTGCCTGGTCCTGGGCGCCACCACCCGCCTGGAAATCGGCGACTACGTGGACTACGTGCGGAGGTAA
- a CDS encoding divergent polysaccharide deacetylase family protein, which produces MDRYGPKTRRARRLALFGLALCLLYSGCARAPRPVLPEPVKGEADIALVLPLHLDRRPVGPPNRLPAPELGVTAADADEAELLAQSAAGRAGELGAVVLSHEVRELPGRRELTMRFGPEGGPEHFRLVITWPVVLPRGPRLAIIIDDCGGRDPSITGILDLPVTPSVMPYRAYSRAVAQAAREAGREVMLHLPCEPLGNENPGPGALYTYMTDDELRRLVGRALDDVGPVDGVNNHMGSKLTSDRRCMGVVLAEISGRGLWFVDSVTYHTSVAADMAAEYGLPHARRDIFLDNDPARRSVVKELKRAVDLALERDGPVVVIGHDRDATLDAIREVISYAREAGVALVGVSQCLE; this is translated from the coding sequence TTGGACAGGTACGGACCGAAAACGAGGCGGGCCCGAAGGCTCGCCCTTTTTGGACTCGCCCTCTGCCTTTTGTATTCCGGCTGCGCACGCGCCCCGCGACCGGTACTACCCGAACCGGTCAAGGGTGAGGCGGACATCGCCCTCGTCCTCCCGCTCCACCTGGACCGGCGGCCCGTCGGCCCGCCCAACCGCCTCCCCGCGCCCGAGCTCGGCGTCACCGCCGCGGACGCCGACGAGGCCGAGCTTCTGGCCCAGTCCGCCGCCGGGCGCGCCGGGGAGCTGGGCGCCGTGGTCCTCTCCCACGAGGTCCGCGAGCTGCCCGGACGCCGCGAGCTGACCATGCGCTTCGGTCCCGAAGGCGGCCCGGAGCACTTCCGCCTCGTGATAACCTGGCCCGTGGTGCTCCCCCGCGGCCCGCGCCTGGCCATTATCATAGACGACTGCGGCGGGCGCGACCCCAGCATAACGGGCATCCTCGACCTGCCCGTGACCCCCTCGGTGATGCCGTACCGCGCGTACTCACGGGCGGTGGCGCAGGCCGCCCGGGAGGCCGGGCGAGAGGTCATGCTCCACCTCCCCTGCGAGCCGCTGGGAAATGAAAACCCCGGTCCCGGCGCGCTCTACACCTACATGACCGACGACGAGCTTCGCCGCCTCGTCGGCCGGGCCCTGGACGACGTCGGCCCCGTGGACGGCGTCAACAACCACATGGGCTCCAAGCTGACCTCCGACCGCCGCTGCATGGGCGTCGTCCTCGCCGAGATTTCCGGCCGGGGCCTGTGGTTCGTGGACTCGGTGACGTACCACACCTCGGTGGCGGCGGACATGGCCGCGGAGTACGGCCTGCCCCACGCCCGCCGGGACATTTTTCTGGACAACGACCCCGCCCGCCGCTCCGTGGTCAAAGAGCTAAAGCGCGCCGTGGACCTCGCTCTCGAGCGCGACGGGCCCGTCGTCGTCATCGGCCACGACCGCGACGCCACCCTCGACGCGATCCGCGAGGTCATCTCCTACGCCCGGGAGGCCGGCGTCGCCCTGGTCGGGGTATCGCAGTGCCTGGAGTAG